The DNA segment TGATCATGCCAGGATGGCGTAGAAGCGGGTTGAGGCCGTTGCCGTCGAGCGGCGTGAAGAGCGACGAGTTGGCCGGTTGAAGCAGGGCCGGGCCAATCTCGCCAGTGATCTCGTTTTGCCACAAGCGTTGAAATGGATTCTCAACAAAAAGGCTGAGGCTGAGGAAAAACGCCAGGGTGATCATCGAGGCCGCGATCACATAAGGCATCATCGAGCGATCCCGGTCCCACCGCCTCAACATGGCGGCGCTGGTGAAGGCCGACATGAGCCACGACCAGAACAGCAGGCTCCCGGCCTGCCCGCCCCACAGCGCCGTCACTTTGAGATACCAGGGCATGGCTCGCGAGGAGACATGCGTCACGTATTCAACATCGTACTGGCCCTTCACCAGCATAATAATGATCGAAAGCGCGGCAAGGGTAATGAGCGGCCAGGTGAGCATGGCCGCATTGCGGGCGCTTTCGACCCAGGCGGTGGCTTTGCGCGGCGCGGCGATCAGCGCCACTACTGCGCCGTAGATGGCGCACAGAAACGCAAGAAAGAGCGAGGCGAGGCCGAGGGTGAGAGTCATGGGAGTTATGAAAGATGAATTACCCTAGCACTTGCCCGCTAGGGCAGGTGTGAAGGATGAAATACAGGCTCGGCTTTCATCCTTCTGCCCTCATCCTTCATCCTTTGCTAAGGTGCGGCTTGAGATGGCACGGCGCCCTCGTAACGAGTCGGGCACTTCATCAACAGCGTGTCGGCGTGAAAGAGGCCGTTCTCGTCAACGTGCCCGTCCATGATCGCCTGGGCCTCGCCCTTCATCAGGTCGGGCTTCACCCCGTTGTAAATCACGTCCATGCGGGCGGCGTTGGGATCGTTGACGGCGGCGTTGAGCACGGCGGCCAGACCGCCCTGTGCGTCAATCTCTTTTTGGTCGGCGGGCACGCTGGCGACGGTAAACCGCAGTTCAAGCTTCTGAGCGTCGTATTGAATGCTTTCGGCAACCACCGCGCCCGACACCCGCACATCCTGGCTCACCAGAGATGAACCGCGATCCTTTAACTCTTGAATTGTCAGGAAATACTGGGCCGTGCTTTGAGTGCTGGTGGCGATCAAATAAACAATCGCCGCCACAATCAGCAACCCGCCGATGAGAAACTTGGCGCGCCCGCCCTTCTTGACGACCGGCGTCACGCCCGAAGAAACTGCTGTTTGAGCCATAATTGTGAAAACCTCCTGCTAACAATGCGTAGCATACTTTTCTAGTCGGATTTAGGCAGTAACAATCATCACTGACGCACAGTGATGGATGCCCCACCTTGAAATTCTAGCACATTGAAGCGACGTAAACGAGAAGAGATTAATAGCGGCCAGCCGGAAAAGAGTGTTTTTTGTAACGACTGACCTATGATAAATCACACTAATAAACTCCGACAAGGCCGGTAAGCTTCTTTTGACAAGGTTTGGCCGCCAATGCAACGGGGGAACAACTCGTTGCCCTATTTTTTATCAGAAGTAACTAGTTACTTGTCATGAGCGCCCCAGTTTTGATTCCGTCAATTCCCTTTGCCAAAAGTTCCGTCAGGCTTTTGAGAAGCCTGGCATTGTTTAGTTCACTTAAAGACGATGAACTGGATGACTTGGTTACGCGCGATCGCAACCTTCTCAAAACCCTGCCCGGCGGTTTCGTCGCCATTCTCAGCCCGCAGGCATTAAAAGAACTGGCCGAGTCCTG comes from the Chloroflexota bacterium genome and includes:
- a CDS encoding cytochrome c maturation protein CcmE — protein: MAQTAVSSGVTPVVKKGGRAKFLIGGLLIVAAIVYLIATSTQSTAQYFLTIQELKDRGSSLVSQDVRVSGAVVAESIQYDAQKLELRFTVASVPADQKEIDAQGGLAAVLNAAVNDPNAARMDVIYNGVKPDLMKGEAQAIMDGHVDENGLFHADTLLMKCPTRYEGAVPSQAAP